The nucleotide sequence TCATTCGATTgttgaaacagaaacataaataaaacattatttcctTACCACATAACACAAGAAAgtaaatttttctttttttaacattcaggATACATTTGTTGTCAGCCTAAAATCAACACTTACTTTATTGTGCAGGACTCATCAATAGCTCTCCTCCAGCGTGCAGAAACTATTATTTTGCTATGAACAACAGGTTGGATCTGAAAATGAATGTGGAGCTGATGTTATGTGCGATCACAGGACGTCATTATTAACACTGTTCACTTCTGATTGCTGTCATTCAGACCGCTGTGAACGCCTAACACTACATTAGGCTAAGTAACCTGCAACCTCCCACTAAAGATAAGAACACTCTCTATATCATACAGTATAGTCACACAAACAGTAATATAGCACCTAATATAATCATTAATAGTCTTAACAATCCATCAGCGGTCTTACctgttcttttttcttattctgtgGCTTCTTGGTTGTTATCTCACAATAGCTGGAaggcattaaaaataaatcatgtaaaTTACCTTCAGGTGCAAGGTGTGAAACCTATACAGTTGCTGGAAGTCAATAAAGATAGACGAAGGACATCTTTACACCTGATGATCCCAATTGTATAATAGTTTTACAGCTTAAGGTCTACATAAAAAGTGCTTCAGCAAACTAGACTTTAAGTACAGTGCTCCACAAGAGAGcacattaaacaataatttggaTTGTATTTAAGATGCTGTGTATATTAATAAAGGTTGTTCAAACCCTTAAGCAGTTAAGGCTAATGGATCTGATACATATTTAAGGATGGGATAGCAATCCAGTCAAATGCTCACAAACATGCTCAACAAAAGAAGGAAACATGACCAAGAATCCCCCTAGCTTAATGTTACATATTTAAGGTAGCTTAACGGCCGAAACACTTTTCTTTTGGGCTAAGGGTGGAGCTCATCCTCAGTTAAAGATGCTAATTGTAAGAAaagaaagttgttgttttttaaactctCATTTGCTTCTCGTCAAAAACTGGGGCTTTCTGGTTTGTATTATGGCAGCCaacccaaaacacaaaaatcaccATTAAACTGACCTGACCTTCCTTTCATTACCTAGTTGTAATGCACACATCCAGACATACTGTACAGCATGGTACCTACTCCAGCTTCCTGAACTGCTCGTTTCCAGCCGCAACATACACATCGCCATGCTTCAAGTCGTCCAATTGCTGAACCCTGTGGCCCTCCCTGTGAGTGTACAGCTTCCTGACGGCGCCAAACGGAGCCTCAATCCCTTTGGTCAAGGAGGCCAAAAAATGGTCAAAGGTTGTCACCTGTCGTGGATTCACAACTATTTTCTTCCCAGCAAAGAAGGCATCTCCGTTCCTGTAGACAGTTACGGTTTTAGTTGGAGGTGGGTCGCTTCTCCCTGTAAGACCCGGCATAATTAATGTTAGATGGCAAACAGTAGGTTAGAGGGTTAAACAATAATGGCGCTCGGTGTCAAAAGTAAATGTGTCACAGGTGGCTGTGTTGAGCCTCCAGAGACGTAACTGGAGATAGCATCTGATATGGAAACCAATTCTCCCACATGAGAGGTGAAGCGTCAGTAAACCTATACACcacctgtgttgttgtttgctagttgttgtttttttcttccttttgtttggagctaagctagctccaaacaaaaggaagaaaaaaaacgatttTTGGACCCAAAttagcattagctagctagctcagcTAGCTAATGCTAATTTAGCATTTGGGTCCAAAAATTTCTAAACCAACCAGCGTTTATCAGAATCAGAGGCCATACTTTGACATGTGtaattaatttgattaaaaatgacACTGTATAGTCTTTTATGTCCAAGAggtcttttgtctgtttgttcaaTTTCTGTGCATTTTATGTTATAGGCttttggatttttatttattttatattttaggtGACTCTGGAGTTATATTATGTCTGGGATAAGTCTTTAAACCATTAAATGAAGCAGATTCAGCAGCAGTCCTCAATGATCTCTGTTTTTACTGAGTCGCAGTATGTAATAGATCATTTTGACTATTTGGGAGCAGAAAGATTTGCAGGGACAAGCCTTGATATTAGAGTCTGATAAACTGGCTGATATACATAACAGATATAATGGCAACATTGTATATTTTTCCTGATATGtgctgatatgaaaacttttgGGGAGATTATGATGTTGAAAAACCATGCTTCGATGCACTgatttattactattattacacTATTATTACAGCATTTTTTAGTGACCGCATCAAACccaataatcaaaacaaagtAAGGGACATCCTGACATAATCCAAGTTGGTAAAGCCCTGGATTAGCCTGGGTTTAGACATTCAAACAGCACAACTTTTTATCCAATTACAATTCAAATCTTTTTCCATGGATGCTGAGAGCTATTGGTAGAGAACCATATGGACCGACAAAGCATACTCAGTCAGGTTGAATAGTGTGACAAGCCAATTTAACGAGGTGTCATTATGGATACACCTCAGCATCACCGTCCCCCAGCCTCTTTGCCCATCCTCTCCTGTAGAGTCTAGAATGTATATCTGTAAACTCtgtggagagagacaaagaagtgCATCCATTTATTTTCACAGATCTTTATGTTTTATACATAAAATGTTAGATGCCTTTTCTACACTCCTCATATCTTTCACCCCTTACCACCCCTTTATTCTTTACTGAGATGATTCTTGTagctttattttttcaaatgtttacttctttttctgttcactGAAAGACAGGCTAAACCAAAGTCCAgggttttcttttctctaattTCCATGCACTGTAGCCATATCTCTCTttgcagactgttttttttttcaccgcaGACTATCAGCCTGTCCACTGTTAGACAGAGCTGTCCAAGTTGTTTACCACAAAGGTAACCAGAGATTGCAACAACAATGGCACCTAATTGGTTTATGCCAGACAACTCCTGGTCAATTAAATGCATAATTCATCCCAGCATTAATTATTCATTCCTTAAGGGACTGGTGCTGCGCTTTATTAGAGGAACTGCATCATGCATATTCAAATTCCTCTTCTTAGAGGGACTCGATAGCATATCATCTCAGCTGGGATGCCCATCCTAAAAAACAATAGCAGCCAGGGCTGTAAGACAACTTCTGTTAATCACACTACTAAACCACAGAGGATTTacaagatgaaaatgtcacattgaCCCCAAAGTGTGTGCAATGTCTTGTTTTTGGCAGCGAACACCATGCTGTCATATTGTCATCAActgtaattaatttattattattttacattcTCTGGTGTTAAGACATTACATTACTTTTAAATAATAGTCATGTCACAGCTGAACTGTCAGTGTTAATTGAGCTGAGCACTTCATGCCAGTGTGTTTAGTCCACAATAATCAGGTGTCATTTACTTCTTAAGATAGATTTCCACATTTTCCCAAAAGTACAAATACTATGGATACATACAGTCAagtcaaaataaatattattatttcaaaacaTAAGTTAAACTGTCTTAGTAATGTCTGTGATGTTGAATAAGATGTGTGTCAAGAAGAGAATAAGAAAGAAGCAGTGTGCAAGTTTCCTTTGTCACATTATAGCATTAATCATTGTGGTCTGGTGGTTAAAGGGTCCCTCTGGAGTTTTACTGCAAATAATGGGAAGtgatgtttacattcagtgtttctcaCCAAAACGCATTGTGTGTGTTCTCGAGGTCTAACCGACGTGTCCCTAAATGAGACGAGAATGTCCGTACATACAgccacatcctttggactgttgcGGAAAATCTGACCCCGACtctttcacaaagaaatccagcagcattaaacaacttaaacaaaccGTCAAATCAAGAGAcagggaaggtctcatttttctcATCAccttacaatctgctcacatactGTATGACAATATAAACATCATAATATATGTaaattcctataaaaaagttcAAGAGAGCCCCTTCAATCAAACAAAAAtggtaagaaaaaagaaaaaacttaacTACTTGAGTTACGGTGCAAGTACGAATGTAGTTGAATCATCACCAAGCTACTTAAAAATGTAGCCAAACTTGTAGTTTAATGACATGTAGTTCACTACTGAACAATACTGTAGGAAATTGTTACAGTGCAGTGCAACCTTCATCCACCGGGTGGAGACTGTCTGCTGTATTTGGATCGTGTGCTGCACTACATCAGCTCAGAGGGCAGAAAGTAATGCACAGacactgtctctctttttttttaataataataatcgttgaaaatttatttttacagcaaccACCACATAACTTATAACATGAATATGAATACAGGATGAATATCGTATTCAATTTCTCTGATTAAAAGCACCCGACTGCAACCAAAATCTTTCTTTAATTTCATATCTCATGCACGTAGCACAGCCTTCTACACTTGGcctgtttgtcttgtttgttgaTGGCACCTTTGCAGACATTGCTCAGCAGATAGTttgcataacataacataaaaagtCAGTTAATTGCCTGGCGTGCTGTTTGAAAGTAAAGTCAGACTAAGGGATCAAGGGTGTACTTAAGATAAGTAAAAACCTCACTAAAGAACAACAAGTCTGAATGCTTTGCGCGTTAGGAAAATAAATAGCTTACAAGCTTATAGGATATagagaaaatgtagaaaatataCTAGTTTGCACAGCTTGCATGTCCTTCTGTCATCCTATTTACAGATAGAGGATAAAGCACAAACAACACATCTAACTCGTGTTCCGTTATATCTATACATTCTTTAGGCAGTCTCTTTAGCAGAGGCTGGACTCAGACACTGTCTTTGTCAAattcacaaacaaaatacatggTGGGGTGGCATGCCACATCTGTCCACTCCCCAGAGGCCACCATCTCAGCACAGTCCTCATCATCGTAGGCGTTGTTGGGCTCCCCTTTCCTCCACTTGCTGAAGGTGGTCATGGGAGAGAGATCCACGTAGGTGAACACGCCCTCGCGTTGCAGGTCGTGAATGCCAATGTAGACCCGGTTGAGCCCCGCCTCGGTTATGTACCCTGCGATGGCCGTGTTGGCTCCCTCATCCTTGGGCATGGCCAGGTGCCCTCCCCTCGTCTGACAGTAGGCCTCCGCATCGGTGTATCgcttctcctccttcaccaACAGATAGATcttactgtctgtctcttttaTGCCAGCAACAGCTGCAGGGGAGGGCAGTGCTGAAAAATGAGCACTTGTATTTCTATAAATTTCACATTGACGTGCCCAGCATATGCAGCTCTATTAGGATAACAGGTGAGGCAATAGCACAGATACATTAACTGATGATAAAGGAATTAAATGTTAGCAAtgcatgtttctgcaaaccatggatatgtataattttacatgtctttatgttTGGTTTGAATGTTCATACCGCGACAATTAGAGCCTGACCAATGTTATGGTTGCCGATATTATTGGGCGATATAGGCTTATCACAGTTATAGTGATAGTCCAATCAGATCCTGCTGGGGgtgccaaattgcacaaaatgccgaaattctacataatgttgctttaactgcGTAATAGCCTCATCAAGATTAGAATCTATTATAACTCATTGCAAAAGACAGCATCAGACCCAAAAGTCAAGTTTCAATCactttggttagatttaggcatcAAAGATACTTGGTAATAGTAAGGATAACATCAGGTTCTGTCACCAAAAACATGGCTGCAAATTGTCCAGACATCTTAAAATATCCCGTGATTTTCCGTGgataaatgttgaaatgctgcTTCGATTAGTGTCCCTGCTTGGCAGTGGTCCGCGGTGCTGTGTAGCCACCTACAAATTTAGCATTTCAATGGTTTGCCGAAACATAAAACGCCAGCTTTTCATTCTGCCGACTGGGCTGTGAAACACACAGGTGGAACGAATAAAGAATGCTCTAAGATCATACCATTTTTAATGAACTTCAGCTCCGAGGAGAGCTGCGCCACAAGAATGTCCATTTCTCCAATCATCTTCCTGATTGGTGTGCACTCACATGGAACACCTGATAAGGCAAACATGTGGGGGATTACCTCACGGCTGTCTTAATTAGTTCTCCAATTCCGCCCAAATGCGGCCATCTAATCCTGCAGTAATCTGTTTGACAAACTGAATAACATGGTTTAATATCTAACCTGGATCTCCATTAGGGCCCCTTGGACCAGGATCCCCCATGTCTCCTTTTACCCCTGTGATTTGAAGGGTAATTATTCATAAGACATGAAAAACACTTTACTTAATTTGTTCATGCACAGCTACATGTGAagtatatttcagttttttttttaattacctttCATTCCACTTGGGCCCACTTTTCCATAACGTCCCATTATGCCTTTCTGGCCTTTAAGCCCAGGTTgacctgaaaagaaaaatattttagtACCATGCAGTCCACTTAAAAAAGCTGCTGACTCTCTTGTAAGACAAATGCTTTGCACCTTGAAGTGAATTAGAATTAAATCATCCACTACTTCCACATTAATTAAAATGCTGAGTCTGTGTAATCTCCTTTAAAAAGTATGTAAGCACCCTTCACTGCTCATTAAGGTCTTCAGTAAACACTTATCCGCAGCAGTGGATTCTTCAGATCATTTCTCCTCCAACCTCTCACCCAAATGTAAACACTTGGCCATCTCTGGACGGCCTGGCAGTGATGTAACAGCACATTATCAGCCCCAGCAATGTGATCTTTAAcccactttctttctttcttttttttttttcaacttagaaatgaggaggaggatgcatCGGTTTTACTCACATTGAGAAACAAAAATATCTGCAGTTGCAAGTGCAATAAAATTATACCGATCTCTCCAGGAGGGCCGACTCTTCCTGGTCTCCCCGGTGCACCTTTTTGTCCCTtctctcctggttctccttttgcggaagaagaaaaagaggaaacgtGAATCTGATgctatttaacattttatttgcatGGTCTATGTGTCAGAAACTAAGTAGAATAGCCTGCCTTTGAGTCCGGGGACCAGGATCTGAACAGTGCATGACTCTTCTGCCAAGTGCTCTCCATAGGATGTCTGTAGCGGCAGTAAACTCAGCACAGACATCAGAATCATGGACATTAACAGCTTCTCTCCTATCATCCTTTACATGGGCTGGTCGGTGGACTACACTGATAGAAACAAACAGAGAGTAAAAGCACACAAATCATTTAACAAAATAACTAGAGAATGGCTGTGGAGATCTTCACGTTAAGACTGTAATTCATAACAGAAACAGAGGACTCCAAAGTAAACGGCAATGCACCACGATGAATGCACCATCACTTACATTTTGCAGGTGACTGAGAGCACGCCCTACTGCGATGAGCAAACATCCCATTTTAATGGGAACACATGCAGCAtatgattcacacacacatatatgcaaTTAGCTCttcaaaatacacttttttttatcctgaGAAATTCTTGGtggctgcaaaaacacacaccacacgtTTTTAATACTACAGATACAAgttttaaaaaactgttttaaaacagTTGATATATATCCTCTAGATGAATTCATTCTTAAGATAAATAGCTTTGatagaaaccaaaaaaaaaacatgcatagtcatatttatatttttcattataaacTTGGCAACACCTAGAGAAGAACACATTTCAACCCCCGACAAAGAAAACAGTTATTGTACGCTTAACAGTATAGtgcaatttaaaaatgtggatGGCCTACCTGTAGAGCTATTTCCAGACAGAAGTAGAGAGGTATTTCCAAGTTGCAAAAGACTTGCAGGAGCTTTGAACACTGGTGGTCCTACAGAAACATTTCATGTTCCTCCGCAGGCACCACAGAGTGCGTGTGTGATAGGACTTTCATAAACAGTTCACAGATAAAGTCCAAAGCAGCTGTGGCCCGACAGATAATTGGCTGGGAAAGTAGCTGAGTGATTGACAGCGGAGGGGCCGGTGAATTCGCTGACTCATCTTCAGACTTTCTAAGATATTTGGAAGGCAGGTCAatctgcaaacaaacaacacattccAACTGATAACCTCAATATTACACTCATTATTCACATTCATATAAACAAGTCACACAGCCTGCTACACTTCACTACCTGCGTCctcttattattcttattatatTCTTTCATTAATAATATATGATAATGATTTGTGTGATGGTGGCTGTTCAACATAGATGTTAAACAATGTGAGTGTGCCAGCTTCCTATGGTCTGTGTAATGTGATTCCAAACAACTTACTCTGCATgacgtttttaaaaaatgacatcaaGTAACTGCAATATCCAGCAGgttatgtgatttattttcaataacaaaatgcagtgatggaatgtaaccaagtacttttactcaataACTGTCCCTAAGTACacttttgaggtacttgtacctgagtatttccattttccactCTTTTATACTCTTTCTCAGCACTACATTTGGGAGGCagatgtactttttactccacagcATTTATCttataactttagttactagttactttgcaggttgcatgctgcatcagctCAAGAGTGGCACAGTTTTAAATccttttattttatcagcaattagattttaaaaatggttcAACACGATTTCTTCAATCTTACTCAAGCAAGAATTTTGGATACTTTTTATGACACTGCCTTGAATGGATATAACAGAAACTCAATTCAATATATGAATAAAAGCACAATTTTTAACttcatttatcatcatcatattgCCTACGCCATGACTGTAAGTGTTACATAATTGTGTGTCCAAGAGTGAATCCTTACTTTACTTGTGTAGCATCTTTGCTGCTGTATCATTTCCCTAGAGCGTGCTGGTTCCTTGTGATGATCAGCTCTCCAGTGTGTTGCTCctgttctttttctctcctctctacAGTCCTGTAGGCAAGTTAATTGGTTTGGGATTTGGCTTCAGATATACAGAGCTGTGTGTCCTCTTGGTGGCCACCTGAGGGAGCCACTGTCCATGTAACTATACATTCGTGGCCCTCCACATGAACTACTTGATCTGGATAGTCTATCTATTTCTCAAttgtt is from Sparus aurata chromosome 16, fSpaAur1.1, whole genome shotgun sequence and encodes:
- the colec11 gene encoding collectin-11 isoform X2, whose protein sequence is MIGEKLLMSMILMSVLSLLPLQTSYGEHLAEESCTVQILVPGLKGEPGEKGQKGAPGRPGRVGPPGEIGQPGLKGQKGIMGRYGKVGPSGMKGVKGDMGDPGPRGPNGDPGVPCECTPIRKMIGEMDILVAQLSSELKFIKNAVAGIKETDSKIYLLVKEEKRYTDAEAYCQTRGGHLAMPKDEGANTAIAGYITEAGLNRVYIGIHDLQREGVFTYVDLSPMTTFSKWRKGEPNNAYDDEDCAEMVASGEWTDVACHPTMYFVCEFDKDSV
- the colec11 gene encoding collectin-11 isoform X1 gives rise to the protein MIGEKLLMSMILMSVLSLLPLQTSYGEHLAEESCTVQILVPGLKGEPGEKGQKGAPGRPGRVGPPGEIGQPGLKGQKGIMGRYGKVGPSGMKGVKGDMGDPGPRGPNGDPGVPCECTPIRKMIGEMDILVAQLSSELKFIKNALPSPAAVAGIKETDSKIYLLVKEEKRYTDAEAYCQTRGGHLAMPKDEGANTAIAGYITEAGLNRVYIGIHDLQREGVFTYVDLSPMTTFSKWRKGEPNNAYDDEDCAEMVASGEWTDVACHPTMYFVCEFDKDSV